The Arachis hypogaea cultivar Tifrunner chromosome 19, arahy.Tifrunner.gnm2.J5K5, whole genome shotgun sequence genome has a window encoding:
- the LOC112775128 gene encoding NADH dehydrogenase [ubiquinone] 1 alpha subcomplex subunit 2: MAWRGNLSKNIRELRFLMCQSSPASSSARTFVEKNYKELKTLNPKLPILIRECSGAEPQLWARFDFGVEKGIKLEGLSEAQISKALEDLVKAGEILKA; the protein is encoded by the exons ATGGCGTGGAGAGGAAATCTTTCAAAGAACATAAGGGAGCTTCGGTTTTTGATGTGCCAGTCATCACCTGCAAGCTCATCTGCAAG GACATTTGTGGAAAAGAATTATAAGGAACTGAAGACATTGAACCCAAAATTGCCAATACTGATTCGCGAATGCAGTGGAGCTGAACCCCAGTTATGGGCAAGATTTG ACTTTGGTGTTGAGAAAGGCATCAAATTGGAAGGCTTGTCTGAGGCACAGATCTCCAAGGCACTTGAAGATCTGGTGAAAGCCGGAGAGATTTTGAAAGCTTGA
- the LOC112777977 gene encoding transcriptional corepressor SEUSS-like — MQPTKEVASTAANLNMLNHQQQFLRGLPQQQQQLPMPQIPVQFQQQKNILPIYQSGVCAKKMQEFVHCQQRRPADNNIIFWKRFVAEFFAPNGKKSFCFSLYPRTKTRANFPLGGMKKCDICKKNPVNGYEVCFDVLPRLLMVKYESGLLEERLFTDIPCEFRDPSGYIVLVCKKARRESLFHKFHVVHEGSIRIVFSPYIKICSWEFCVTRHEVFISRRHLVPNVNQIGDAISKFRDFAANNNDNNNVAAEEFQESSSKLVAVTQELAKKLEVPMLDDYSGFAKSYVRCLQLSEVGNFMKDMIDFSIRNKIAPIESLAKFPKKLRIADHGEDQLQQQQQHQNRNHDLNNSGRNNGHTPGMQIGSSS, encoded by the coding sequence ATGCAACCCACTAAAGAAGTAGCTTCAACTGCTGCAAATCTCAACATGTTGAACCATCAACAACAATTCTTGAGGGGTTTgcctcaacaacaacaacaactgccAATGCCACAAATTCCAGTGCAATTCCAACAACAAAAAAACATTCTTCCAATCTATCAATCCGGAGTTTGTGCAAAAAAGATGCAAGAATTTGTCCATTGCCAGCAGCGCCGGCCGGCCGACAACAACATTATCTTCTGGAAGAGATTTGTGGCCGAGTTTTTCGCTCCGAATGGTAAGAAGAGCTTCTGTTTCTCCTTGTATCCAAGAACAAAAACCAGAGCCAATTTTCCCCTTGGTGGTATGAAAAAATGTGATATATGCAAGAAGAATCCTGTTAATGGCTATGAAGTGTGTTTTGATGTTCTTCCAAGGCTTTTAATGGTGAAATATGAAAGTGGACTATTGGAAGAGAGGCTTTTTACCGACATTCCCTGCGAATTCAGAGACCCTTCCGGCTACATTGTTCTGGTCTGCAAGAAAGCAAGAAGAGAAAGCTTGTTCCACAAGTTTCACGTCGTCCACGAAGGTTCCATTCGAATAGTCTTCTCCCCTTACATCAAGATATGTTCTTGGGAATTCTGCGTGACGCGCCACGAAGTGTTCATTAGCAGAAGGCATTTGGTTCCTAATGTGAATCAAATTGGCGATGCCATATCAAAGTTCCGGGATTTCGCAGCCAATAATAATGACAACAATAATGTTGCTGCTGAGGAGTTTCAAGAAAGTAGCAGTAAGTTGGTTGCAGTAACACAAGAATTGGCTAAGAAATTGGAAGTTCCAATGCTTGATGATTATTCGGGGTTTGCTAAGAGCTATGTTAGGTGCCTTCAATTATCAGAAGTTGGGAACTTCATGAAAGACATGATTGATTTCAGCATACGGAATAAGATTGCACCTATTGAGAGCTTGGCCAAATTCCCAAAGAAACTTAGAATTGCTGATCATGGTGAAGATCAATTGCAGCAACAACAGCAGCATCAAAACAGGAATCATGATTTGAATAATAGTGGTAGGAACAATGGACACACACCTGGTATGCAAATTGGTTCTTCTAGTTGA